The following are from one region of the Leucoraja erinacea ecotype New England chromosome 35, Leri_hhj_1, whole genome shotgun sequence genome:
- the LOC129713152 gene encoding astacin-like metalloendopeptidase → MQLVSLSQPCLTKGKGVVEHEIMHSLGFWHEHARSDRDKYIKIEWKNVWPGYEHNFLKQNTNNLKTKYDYGSILHYSRSAFSRNGQPTLTPVGQPGRGTVIGQRRRLSQLDLLKVNRLYNCTAQLGHAKREAAGKPCL, encoded by the exons ATGCAGCTCGTATCGCTGAGCCAGCCGTGCCTGACGAAGGGGAAGGGTGTTGTGGAGCACGAGATCATGCACTCGCTGGGCTTCTGGCATGAGCACGCCCGCAGCGACCGTGATAAATACATCAAGATCGAGTGGAAGAACGTGTGGCCTG GTTATGAACATAATTTCCTGAAGCAAAACACTAATAATTTGAAGACCAAGTATGATTATGGCTCCATCTTGCACTACAGCAG GTCGGCGTTTTCCAGGAACGGGCAGCCGACGCTGACGCCGGTGGGACAGCCGGGTCGGGGCACGGTGATCGGCCAGAGACGCCGGCTGAGTCAGCTCGACCTGCTCAAGGTGAACCGGCTGTACAACTGCACGGCACAGCTCGGCCACGCTAAACGTGAGGCCGCCGGCAAGCCGTGCTTGTGA
- the LOC129713151 gene encoding astacin-like metalloendopeptidase, giving the protein MLSINVWSFSSAADWSSRMWRVVWFTLTLVLRAAVQSEVQAQNSKSHAAVVQAKSGLTKEDVIAAINQRDLPREKIWRSFLIEGDIVKPLWRNAVTSNTRTWRKSPDGAVRIPYEISPQYDEQTCSAIQRGFKDFEKFTCIRFVARTNEEDFISIQPVHG; this is encoded by the exons ATGCTGAGTATTAATGTCTGGAGTTTCTCCTCAGCTGCCGATTGGAGTTCCAGAATGTGGCGAGTCGTGTGGTTCACGCTGACCCTGGTGCTGAGAG CGGCGGTGCAGAGCGAAGTACAGGCGCAGAACAGCAAATCTCATGCGGCAGTTGTTCAAGCCAAGAGCGGCCTCACGAAGGAGGATGTGATCGCGGCCATTAACCAGC GTGACCTCCCTCGTGAAAAGATCTGGAGGAGCTTCCTCATCGAAGGCGACATCGTTAAACCC CTCTGGCGGAACGCGGTAACGTCCAACACCCGCACCTGGCGCAAGTCTCCGGATGGTGCGGTGAGGATTCCCTACGAGATCTCGCCGCAGTATG ATGAGCAGACCTGCAGTGCCATCCAACGAGGCTTCAAGGACTTTGAGAAGTTCACCTGCATCCGATTTGTGGCTCGCACTAACGAGGAGGACTTCATCTCTATTCAGCCGGTTCACGGGTAG